In Sphingobacteriaceae bacterium, the following proteins share a genomic window:
- a CDS encoding TonB-dependent receptor: MKIFTPIFLSLILFGGALSSQNFSVSGNIKDATNGDTLVGATIFLKEINSSTNSDLNGFFSLNAPKGLYTLVFSFTGYKTITQQLSLDHDITLNMSFVRAETDLEEVEINTKHTDQNVKSTQMGVVQLDMAEIKKIPAFMGEVDILKTIQLLPGIKNAGDGNTGFYVRGGGPDQNLILLDGANIYNASHLLGFFSVFNSDAISDITLYKGNMPAQYGGRLSSVLDISMADGNNKEFHVDGGIGLIASRLTIQGPILKNKASFIVSARRTYLDVLAKPYINKSDFKGTSYFFYDLNGKLSYTINNKNRLYLSGYFGRDKFIYNDEEGDFKAAIPWGNAAATLRWNHVFNSKLVANTSAIFTNYDFSFGAQQQDFELIIKSGITDYILKYDLSYFPNSRHSIKTGVNYIFHTFVPTSVSARQGSTEFDLGKKIKLYSHDAAIYVSDDWDVSQRIRLNVGLRFSNFTQIGPFTRYKKDDFGVIYDTVTYRTNQVVANYNGLEPRFSIRYSLSKTLSLKGSYSRNFQYIHLASVSSISLPTDVWMPSTEVIKPQESNQYALGIFKNSKDNTYESSVEVYYKTMSNQIEYKEGSQPTDNIYDNPDNAFTFGKGWAYGAEFFLKKSRGKFTGWIGYTLSWTWRQFNEINYGLKFLAKYDRRHDASLVLTYEANKKWNFGMVWVYGSGNRGTLPNGFFLYEGSLSNDYGLRNSYQFVPYHRMDLNATFTPDRTKKLEKRKRLLVEMYLQQGRDTSNIQLTKRWNRNFSNSFTISVFNVYNRYNPYFIYLTRDGDFSNGTLKVGAKQVSLFPVLPSVTWNFKF; encoded by the coding sequence GTGAAGATTTTTACACCCATATTCCTTTCCTTAATTCTATTCGGCGGCGCTCTTTCCTCACAAAACTTTTCTGTGAGTGGAAATATTAAAGACGCTACGAATGGTGACACGTTAGTTGGAGCAACTATCTTTCTTAAAGAAATAAACAGCTCCACAAACAGTGACTTAAACGGATTTTTCTCTTTAAATGCTCCCAAGGGCTTATATACATTGGTATTTTCTTTTACCGGATACAAAACCATTACTCAACAACTATCTCTTGACCACGACATTACCCTGAATATGTCTTTCGTGCGTGCAGAGACTGACCTGGAAGAAGTTGAAATAAATACAAAACATACAGATCAAAACGTAAAAAGCACTCAGATGGGCGTTGTGCAGCTGGATATGGCAGAAATTAAAAAAATCCCTGCATTTATGGGAGAAGTAGATATTTTAAAAACCATTCAACTTTTACCTGGAATAAAAAATGCGGGAGACGGAAACACAGGATTCTATGTCCGTGGCGGAGGGCCCGACCAGAATTTAATTTTACTTGACGGAGCCAACATTTACAACGCGTCGCACTTACTTGGCTTTTTTTCGGTATTCAATAGCGATGCTATAAGCGATATTACTTTGTATAAAGGCAACATGCCAGCTCAATATGGAGGTCGCCTATCGTCTGTACTCGATATTAGCATGGCAGATGGAAACAATAAAGAGTTTCATGTAGATGGGGGAATTGGTTTGATCGCATCCCGTCTTACCATTCAAGGCCCGATCCTTAAAAATAAAGCGTCGTTTATTGTCAGCGCCCGGAGAACTTATTTGGATGTTCTTGCAAAACCTTATATTAATAAGTCGGATTTTAAAGGGACTTCTTATTTCTTTTACGACCTCAACGGGAAGTTGAGCTACACGATAAATAATAAAAACCGGCTCTATTTGAGTGGCTATTTTGGTCGTGATAAATTTATTTACAACGACGAGGAGGGTGATTTTAAGGCTGCTATTCCCTGGGGAAACGCCGCTGCCACGTTAAGATGGAATCATGTATTTAATTCTAAACTCGTTGCCAATACCTCCGCCATTTTTACAAATTACGATTTTAGTTTCGGAGCGCAACAACAGGATTTTGAACTTATCATAAAATCAGGAATAACAGATTATATCTTAAAATATGATCTCAGTTATTTTCCAAATTCCAGGCATAGCATTAAAACCGGGGTAAATTATATCTTTCACACCTTTGTGCCAACAAGTGTGAGCGCAAGACAAGGTTCAACGGAATTTGATCTTGGAAAAAAAATTAAATTGTATTCTCACGATGCTGCTATTTATGTGAGCGACGATTGGGATGTAAGCCAAAGAATCCGATTGAATGTGGGACTAAGATTTTCGAACTTTACCCAGATTGGTCCGTTTACCCGCTATAAAAAAGATGATTTTGGCGTGATCTACGACACTGTTACTTACCGTACCAATCAGGTCGTAGCCAATTACAACGGTCTTGAACCGCGTTTTTCAATCCGGTACTCGCTCAGCAAAACACTCTCTTTAAAAGGTTCCTATTCGCGTAACTTCCAATACATACACCTTGCTTCTGTTTCCTCTATTAGCCTTCCAACCGACGTTTGGATGCCATCTACAGAAGTCATCAAACCACAAGAATCGAATCAGTATGCTTTGGGGATTTTTAAAAATTCGAAAGACAATACCTATGAAAGCAGCGTAGAAGTTTATTATAAAACGATGAGCAACCAGATTGAATATAAAGAAGGCTCTCAACCAACCGATAACATTTACGACAATCCTGATAATGCTTTCACTTTTGGTAAAGGCTGGGCGTACGGCGCTGAATTTTTTCTCAAAAAAAGCAGGGGTAAATTTACAGGCTGGATAGGCTATACCCTTTCATGGACCTGGCGACAATTCAACGAAATTAACTACGGATTAAAATTTTTAGCTAAATACGACCGTAGACATGATGCCTCATTGGTACTAACTTATGAAGCCAATAAAAAATGGAATTTTGGAATGGTTTGGGTTTACGGATCGGGTAACAGAGGAACACTCCCCAACGGATTTTTTCTTTACGAGGGTAGTTTGAGTAACGATTATGGTTTAAGAAATTCGTACCAGTTTGTGCCCTACCACCGTATGGATCTTAATGCAACCTTTACACCCGACAGAACAAAGAAACTCGAAAAACGCAAACGTCTTCTTGTGGAGATGTACCTGCAACAAGGCAGAGATACATCTAACATACAGCTGACTAAAAGGTGGAACAGAAATTTCAGTAATAGTTTTACAATTAGTGTATTTAATGTTTACAACCGTTATAATCCATATTTTATTTACCTCACCCGTGATGGCGATTTTAGCAATGGCACACTTAAAGTGGGAGCAAAACAAGTGTCACTCTTCCCTGTATTGCCAAGCGTCACCTGGAACTTTAAATTTTAA
- a CDS encoding membrane-bound O-acyltransferase family protein: MLFSSLQFLYLFLPITLLGYYLSPYKIKNYWLLLTSLIFFAWGGVSLTAILLASIILNYFFGRLIQKNSDSRKGYWWTFTGVSVNICLLAFYKYGNFFIYNLNNFLDFMMAPTLPQSSIILPIGISFYTFHSLSYLVDIYKGKTLAQKNIFDLALYICMFSQLIAGPIIRYSDVWQQLTERTHTLIKFSSGVERFLIGLGKKVLLANTFARVADLMFTSDVTTLGAANAWLSIVCYTLQIYCDFAGYSDMAIGLGRMFGFDFKENFNFPYMASSVKEFWRRWHISLSTFFRDYVYFPLGGNRVGNARTYLNLLLVFLLTGFWHGASWSFVVWGLFHGFFMVIERLGVEKILDKLWKPFSTLYTLLVVMFAWVLFRADTLTYAINYWKALFDFNVSSEQLSIFMRSINRELIIALAIAVAGAFGFFEWPHKKIEQLTFSSNPAARSLIFGLHTFSILLYAGIIALCTLYLVAGTYNPFIYYRF, from the coding sequence ATGTTGTTCAGTTCGCTCCAGTTTTTATATCTCTTTCTGCCGATAACGCTGTTGGGCTACTATCTTTCACCCTACAAAATAAAAAATTATTGGCTCCTTTTAACCAGCTTGATATTTTTTGCCTGGGGTGGCGTCAGTCTTACCGCAATTCTCCTGGCTTCCATCATTCTAAATTATTTTTTCGGAAGATTAATCCAAAAAAATAGCGACTCGCGAAAAGGCTATTGGTGGACATTTACCGGCGTTTCTGTAAATATATGCTTACTTGCTTTTTACAAGTATGGAAACTTTTTCATTTACAATCTCAATAATTTTCTTGACTTCATGATGGCCCCTACCCTGCCTCAAAGTTCTATCATTCTTCCTATCGGAATTTCTTTTTACACTTTTCATTCGCTCTCCTATCTAGTAGACATTTATAAAGGAAAAACACTGGCGCAAAAAAACATTTTCGATCTTGCGCTTTACATTTGTATGTTCTCACAATTAATTGCAGGTCCTATAATTCGCTACAGCGACGTATGGCAACAGCTAACAGAACGCACACATACCCTCATTAAATTTTCTTCAGGAGTAGAACGTTTTCTGATTGGTCTCGGTAAAAAAGTTTTACTTGCAAATACCTTTGCCAGAGTTGCAGATCTAATGTTTACAAGCGATGTAACCACTCTGGGTGCTGCCAATGCCTGGCTGAGCATAGTGTGTTACACCTTACAGATTTATTGCGATTTCGCGGGGTATTCCGATATGGCCATAGGATTGGGGCGCATGTTTGGTTTTGATTTTAAGGAGAATTTTAATTTCCCTTATATGGCAAGCTCAGTAAAAGAGTTCTGGCGAAGATGGCATATTTCGTTATCCACTTTTTTCAGAGATTACGTTTACTTTCCCCTTGGCGGTAACCGCGTAGGTAATGCACGGACATATCTCAATCTACTCCTGGTTTTTTTACTAACGGGTTTCTGGCATGGTGCTAGCTGGAGTTTCGTCGTATGGGGGTTATTTCATGGATTTTTCATGGTAATTGAACGCCTCGGTGTCGAAAAAATTCTTGACAAGCTATGGAAACCTTTTTCTACGCTCTACACCTTACTCGTTGTAATGTTTGCCTGGGTTTTGTTCAGAGCCGATACATTAACTTATGCAATAAACTACTGGAAAGCCCTTTTTGATTTTAATGTAAGCTCTGAACAGCTAAGTATTTTTATGCGTTCTATTAACCGTGAACTCATAATTGCCCTGGCTATTGCGGTAGCAGGAGCATTCGGATTTTTCGAATGGCCGCATAAAAAAATAGAACAACTTACTTTTTCGTCAAACCCTGCTGCCAGGTCACTCATTTTTGGATTGCATACTTTCTCTATTCTGTTATACGCAGGCATTATTGCCTTATGCACGCTATACCTGGTTGCTGGTACTTATAATCCTTTTATTTATTACCGCTTTTAA
- a CDS encoding excinuclease ABC subunit A: MAAEFIEDENIEVIGARSHNLKDISITIPRNKLVVITGLSGSGKSSLAFDTIYAEGQRRYIESFSSYARHFLGNMERPDVDKISGLSPVISIEQKTVNKNPRSTVGTITEIYDFMRLLYARAGEAYSYNTGEKMVRYSDDQIVDLIIEDYKAKKINLLAPVVKGRKGHYRELFEDVRKRGFNKVRIDGEIKDIVPKMQVDRYKIHDIEIVIDRLEVTPDIRSRLYQSLQTAMKHGKGTIMVIEHVEEDPKAKKTAKTKTVGFGFGKVRFFSRFLMCPTTGISYDETAPNLFSFNSPYGACTQCNGLGEISEIDINKIITDPKLSIGKGAIAPIGSQKAWGGGSWIFKQVEAIGSTYGFTLETPFEDISEEAVNVLLYGSDEMFVVTTEAGSYNTNFEGIATFITRQSEDDPSPAMLKWAQGFTDKKECPTCHGARLKKEALYFKIADKNISEVAEMDISVLQVWFKDIEKKLSKNQNIIAIEVLKEIRARIQFLVEVGLDYVTLNRSSKSLSGGEAQRIRLATQIGSQLVGVLYILDEPSIGLHQRDNVRLISALKNLRDVGNSVLVVEHDKDMMMESDYVIDIGPGAGVHGGRIVAASTPQEMLKFDTMTANYMTGKMNIEVPKTRRKGNGKKISLKGCTGHNLKNVSVDFPLGKFICVTGVSGSGKSSLINETLYPLLAEHFYNSEKKPLKYKSITGLDNVDKVIDINQSPIGRTPRSNPATYTNVFSDIRNLFSEIPEAKIRGYKPGRFSFNVKGGRCETCGGAGVKTIEMNFLPDVYVNCDVCNGKRYNRETLEVRFKGKSISDVLNMTIDQACDFFANVPNIFRQIKTLQDVGLGYITLGQQATTLSGGEAQRVKLSTELSKRDTGNTFYILDEPTTGLHFEDIRILLGVLNRLVENGNTVLVIEHNLDIIKVADHIIDLGPEGGKGGGEILFTGTPEELAKDKKSYTAPFLKKELQQK; the protein is encoded by the coding sequence ATGGCAGCAGAATTTATTGAGGACGAAAATATAGAAGTAATTGGTGCACGTTCGCACAACTTAAAAGATATCTCCATTACTATTCCACGTAATAAGCTAGTAGTTATTACGGGTTTAAGTGGAAGTGGAAAATCTTCACTGGCTTTTGATACAATTTATGCAGAAGGGCAAAGACGTTACATTGAAAGTTTCTCGTCTTATGCGAGGCATTTTCTGGGAAATATGGAGCGCCCCGATGTAGATAAAATTTCAGGATTAAGTCCGGTAATTTCTATCGAACAGAAAACGGTAAACAAGAATCCGCGCTCTACAGTGGGTACTATTACCGAAATTTATGACTTTATGCGCCTGTTATATGCACGTGCAGGGGAAGCTTATTCCTATAATACCGGCGAAAAAATGGTGCGTTACAGCGACGACCAGATCGTGGATCTTATTATTGAAGATTACAAAGCAAAAAAAATTAATTTACTTGCCCCTGTTGTAAAAGGCCGTAAAGGTCATTACCGTGAGCTTTTCGAAGATGTTCGCAAACGCGGATTTAATAAAGTTCGTATTGATGGAGAAATAAAAGACATTGTTCCAAAAATGCAGGTAGACCGTTACAAAATTCATGACATCGAAATTGTAATCGATCGCCTGGAAGTTACTCCTGACATTCGTTCACGCCTTTATCAGTCTCTTCAAACAGCTATGAAACATGGCAAGGGAACCATCATGGTGATTGAACATGTGGAAGAAGATCCTAAAGCAAAAAAAACTGCAAAAACAAAAACAGTAGGTTTCGGATTTGGAAAGGTTCGTTTTTTTAGCCGGTTTTTAATGTGCCCTACAACCGGCATCAGCTACGATGAAACGGCTCCGAACTTATTTTCTTTTAATTCCCCTTATGGTGCTTGTACCCAATGCAATGGCCTGGGAGAGATCTCCGAAATTGATATCAATAAGATCATAACGGATCCGAAACTTTCTATAGGTAAAGGTGCTATTGCGCCCATTGGTTCACAAAAAGCCTGGGGCGGCGGAAGTTGGATTTTTAAACAGGTAGAAGCTATCGGCAGCACTTATGGCTTTACACTGGAGACCCCTTTTGAAGATATCAGCGAAGAAGCAGTAAATGTGCTGCTATATGGCAGCGACGAAATGTTTGTGGTAACTACTGAAGCAGGAAGTTACAATACAAATTTTGAAGGTATCGCTACATTTATAACGCGTCAGTCTGAAGATGATCCTAGCCCTGCGATGTTAAAGTGGGCGCAGGGTTTTACAGATAAAAAAGAATGTCCCACCTGTCATGGCGCACGCTTAAAAAAAGAGGCTCTGTATTTTAAAATTGCTGACAAAAATATTTCGGAGGTTGCAGAGATGGATATTTCTGTTCTCCAGGTTTGGTTTAAGGACATCGAAAAAAAATTAAGCAAGAATCAAAACATCATCGCCATAGAAGTTTTAAAGGAGATTCGCGCGCGCATTCAGTTTTTAGTGGAGGTTGGTTTAGATTACGTCACTCTCAACAGATCATCCAAATCGCTTAGTGGAGGCGAAGCACAAAGGATTCGTTTAGCCACACAAATTGGTTCGCAATTGGTTGGTGTCTTATACATTCTCGATGAACCAAGTATCGGGCTTCATCAACGCGATAACGTGCGTTTGATTTCAGCTCTTAAAAATTTGCGCGATGTAGGAAATAGTGTTCTTGTTGTAGAACATGATAAAGACATGATGATGGAAAGTGATTATGTTATCGATATTGGCCCGGGCGCAGGAGTACACGGTGGTCGTATAGTGGCGGCATCAACACCTCAGGAGATGCTAAAGTTTGATACAATGACCGCGAACTATATGACGGGCAAGATGAACATTGAAGTTCCGAAAACGCGTCGTAAAGGCAATGGAAAAAAAATAAGTCTGAAAGGCTGCACGGGACATAATCTTAAAAATGTAAGCGTTGATTTTCCATTGGGGAAATTTATTTGTGTTACAGGCGTAAGTGGAAGCGGGAAGAGTAGTTTAATTAACGAAACACTCTATCCTTTGCTGGCAGAGCATTTTTATAACTCAGAGAAAAAGCCCTTAAAATATAAATCCATTACAGGTTTAGATAACGTAGATAAGGTTATTGATATTAATCAGTCTCCCATTGGCAGAACACCTCGAAGTAATCCTGCTACGTACACAAATGTTTTTTCCGACATTAGAAATTTATTTTCTGAAATTCCTGAAGCGAAAATTCGCGGCTATAAACCGGGAAGATTTTCATTTAATGTAAAAGGTGGACGCTGTGAAACCTGCGGTGGTGCTGGCGTTAAAACTATCGAAATGAATTTTTTGCCTGATGTTTACGTGAATTGTGATGTCTGCAATGGAAAGCGTTACAACAGAGAAACACTGGAAGTACGCTTTAAAGGAAAATCCATCAGCGATGTGTTAAACATGACCATTGATCAGGCCTGCGATTTTTTTGCAAATGTCCCGAATATTTTCAGGCAGATAAAAACTTTACAGGATGTTGGTTTGGGCTACATTACACTTGGACAGCAAGCTACAACACTCAGTGGCGGCGAAGCTCAGCGCGTAAAATTGTCTACAGAATTAAGCAAACGCGACACCGGAAACACCTTTTATATTTTAGATGAGCCTACAACAGGTCTTCATTTTGAAGATATTCGCATTCTTCTGGGAGTTTTAAATCGTCTCGTAGAAAATGGAAATACAGTTTTAGTAATCGAACACAATCTTGATATTATTAAAGTTGCCGATCACATTATCGATCTTGGTCCCGAAGGTGGAAAGGGTGGAGGAGAGATCTTATTTACCGGAACTCCGGAAGAACTGGCTAAGGATAAAAAAAGCTACACGGCTCCTTTTTTGAAAAAGGAACTACAACAAAAATAG
- a CDS encoding methyltransferase, translated as MEFIQDELLEYCENFSDKESELLTKLNRETHLKIGSPRMLSGHLQGRLLSFFAKMIQPAFILEIGTYTGYSALCLAEGLREGGKLITIDPNEETNHFAKQFIANSSLKTKIELIEDKADKVIPGLHHKFDLVFIDADKKNYGLYFDLVIDKVNSGGLIIADNVLWSGKVLDEKKDADTQIIHDFNAKIQNDSRVSNLLLPVRDGLMVMRKN; from the coding sequence ATGGAATTTATTCAGGACGAACTTTTAGAGTACTGCGAAAATTTTTCGGATAAAGAAAGTGAGCTGCTTACCAAGTTGAATCGCGAAACTCATTTAAAGATTGGAAGTCCGAGAATGCTGAGCGGACATCTGCAGGGGCGTTTGCTAAGTTTCTTTGCAAAGATGATTCAGCCCGCTTTTATTCTCGAGATAGGTACTTATACGGGTTATTCAGCCCTGTGCCTGGCCGAAGGGTTAAGAGAAGGAGGGAAATTGATCACCATTGATCCCAATGAGGAAACCAATCATTTTGCCAAACAATTTATTGCTAACTCATCTCTCAAAACAAAAATTGAATTGATCGAGGATAAGGCAGACAAGGTTATTCCAGGTTTACATCACAAATTTGATCTGGTTTTTATCGACGCTGATAAAAAAAATTACGGGCTTTACTTCGATCTGGTGATTGATAAAGTGAATTCAGGCGGCCTGATCATCGCGGATAACGTTCTATGGAGTGGCAAAGTGTTAGATGAAAAAAAAGACGCAGATACTCAGATCATTCACGATTTTAATGCGAAAATCCAGAATGACTCAAGAGTGTCTAATCTCTTGCTTCCGGTAAGAGATGGTTTAATGGTGATGCGGAAAAATTAG